The genomic interval acatgtttaaacacAATAATTGGCATGGGTGATTTATTTTATTGACAACCGTATATTCTTAAAAACTTCCTTTACAACCTTCCAGAAATAATTCTGCCATTTTGTCTTGTATATTtgttgcataaaggtctggggacatatgaatgttgttttgtgattgttttatatactgtatatattacaaaagagaataataaagataattaatCAAATGGATTGAGACTCAGGGAATGATTCGTAAAgtaacacatttttaaaagtatatgGCACagtggttagtgcatgtgcctcacaatacgaaggtcctgagtagtcctgagttcaaccgggattgaactcagatctttctgtgtggagtttgcatgttctccccgtgactgcatgggttccctccgggtactccggcttcctcccacctccaaagacatgcacctggggataggttgattggcaacactaaattggccctagtgtgtgaatgttgtctgtctatctgtgttggccctgtgatgaggtggcgacttgtccagggtgtaccccgccttccgcccgaatgcagctgagatgggctccagcaccccccgtgaccccaaaagggacaagtggtagaaaattaatggatggatatatatatatatatatatatatatatatatatatatatatatatatatatatatatatatatatatatatatatatatatatatatatatatatatatatacagtatatatatatatatatatatatatgacccccagcgggccttttgaatatctccctaattctgaggtctcaaggttggcaagtatggcgactGGCCGCCAATCTTCACCTTCAAAACTGCTCCAATTCCATCCTTTGGGGAGTCTGTAGATATTTTTCCTCTATTTTGGTGGATCAAAGTATTCAAGCACTGGTTCTGTTGTTAATGCTGTTTTTTAGTTGAGTCCATTCCTTTTCATGATGTTCTGTCCACTTGAAAGCACATCTGTCCAGCAATAGTTGTCCCCGGTACATAGTTTTTGAAGAAAGATTTGGAATGTATTTCACAATGAAGTTTATCATTCCTAAAACCCTCTAGACTCCTTTTTTTATCTTCTGGTCTGGGCATTTCTAgtattgctctttttttttacttgtctgGTTCCACTCCAGCAGCTGTGAGCTTGTCTCCAAGGAACGTGATTGCCGTGACACCAAACTGACACTTTGCTTTATTGAGCTTTAATCCATATGTGTATATGCTTTGCAATACTTTCAACAGTCTTTTATTATGTTGATCAAGGGTAGAGCCCCAGACCACAATGTCATCCACATAAACTCTGACGCCTTGGATCCCTCTATGATATGCTCCATGGCTCTATGAGAGACCTCTGGTGCAGAGTAGATTTCAAAAGGCATCCTCAAAAAGCAATAACGGCCTGTGTATTAAATGTGCAGTATTGTGTACTGCACATTTAATGTGAAGTACAGTacacaaatgcattgtgagggtttgctgggaacgtttggcagagtctcctgtcagagagagtttcaattcccacctctggaagaactttgaagatgtcacgagggaggtgctggacatcgaGTCTGAGTGGacaatgttccgcacctctattgtcgagacagctgattggagctgtggccgcaaggtagtttgTGCCTGTCGTgtcggtaatcctagaacccgttagTGGACACcagtggtgagggatgccgtcaagctgaagaaagagtcctatcgggttcttttggctcataggactccggaggcagcggacaggtaccgacagaccaagcggtgtgcggcttcagcggtcgcggaggcaaaaactcggacatgggaggagttcgggtaagccatggaaaacgacttccggatggcttcaaagtgattctggaccaccatccgccgcctcaggaaggggaagcagtgcactgtcaacaccgtgtatggtgggggatggtgttctgctgacctcgactgtggatcggtggagggaatacttcgaagacctcctcaatcctaccaacatgtcttcctatcaggaagcagtgcctggggaatctgtggtgggctctcctatttcttgggctgaggttgctgaggtagttaaaaagctcctccatggcaaggccccgggggtggatgagatccgcccggagttccttaaggctctggatgctgtggggctgtcttggttgacaagactctgcaacatcgcatggacatcgggggcagtacctctggattggcagactggggtggtggttcctccctttaagaaggggaaccggagggtgtgttgcGACAGGccctcgccatcgtgccccacctcccgGCCTGGCTCcagggggggccccggtgacccacgtccgggcgagggaaatctgggtccttcaaAAAACAGAAGTGGATTGAGATTAAATGCAATCTGAGAAAATGAGACGTTTTGATTGTGGATTCCACTGCTCCCGGAACACTTGGTTAATTGGAACAATACTCGAGGTGTTCCCTGATAAGGCTGGTGTGGTCCGGTCAGTTTGCTTACAGACAACAACCAGTCATTGAAAGACCTGTAACAAAACTCTGTATGTTTATGGAAAATTATGTGTAATATGTTATTGGTATGGTAAGAGAAGTTTGCCTGATACTTGataatcaatgttaaaatcaggGGGTTTTGTTTGAGTTTCTTTAATTATTATGTATGCCTCCAGGATTATTGTACATTAATTGTTATGTCTTCCATGGTCATACATAATTAGGAGCCGGTTGTGGTGGAGCCATTGTCCCTAGGTGCCAGAGTGGCGCTGTGGAGAAGAAGCCAAAGACATTTAGGTGCGCAGTGATTGCACTCAGGTGTGACGCACCAGAGACGTATTGTTTTTTGACTGCAGGCTGACGGCAGTGTGAGTTTTGTGTTATAAGAATTTATGCTTTGTTTGAGAAATTGACTTTCGTATCACCAAGGAAGTttgtttattctattatttttttttatgtcctgtccagcttctcaggcaaatcatatagttgatgtagatgcccatataggctgttcagattgactttacaaaagagaagtgtaggatacttctcttgttgccttatttgtatttgactttattaaatgtatttatattatcatttggtgaagccgggccggagcaggaggggatagaaagagaaaaaaaaggaagacagaggggggaattgtggggacaagagggggattagacagagagacaaaaacaacaaccgcaaacacaacaacaacaacaacaacaatagagcaacatcagcaaatacgacatgtacaaatatgatggtaaaagtaatagcaaataagcagttagcgaaaataaaaaataatacagaaatgacaatgagcattattacactaaaaatggagcaatatgaataccaatagaaatagtgcaattgataatgaacaataccaatacttaacctttattatcaacaatacaattgttcaaatgcaacaatacgtatacgtaatgataacttgagatacgaaagaatgcagaaaaatggaggggaagaaagagaagcaacctacattaaccttgtagattgttatagtagcaataggttaagctttgtcagagtgctatgtgttatacccagtttaccctagggcaacaacattaatatgtttgatgaaacgtgattatgtgcatgagtgtatgtgtgcatatgtacttgtatatttacattatgtgtatatctgtttgtacagtatgtatatatgtgtttgtaccgtgaatgtatatgtatagtatgtgtgtgtttgtacagtgaatgtatatgtacagtatgtgtatacagtatgtgtttgtacagtgaatgtatatgtacagtatgtgtatatgtatgtttgtacagtgaatgtatatgtacagtatgtgtatgtttgtataatgaatgtgtgtgtggatgtacgaactttgagtgtgtaaatatgtactgtatttgtatatgtatgtgggagcgtaggtacctatgtatgtgtgtgtgtgtgtgtatgtatgtgagtatatgtgaatttgtgtgtacaatacatttgactcccagtgtgtgtgggagccagagtacggccccagcctccccgagaacccatcccacaaacagtaggtgtggtgcccattCTATTATTTAACGACTTAATGGTCCAAATTTGTCATCAAAAGAAAAGCCAGCCGAAAGCCGCGAGTGCATTAACTAAGTTGCGTCTCCAGGGCAGAAGTGACACAGACAACTGAATTGGATTACAAATGCACAGCCTACTcagtagcctagtggttagagtgtccgccctgagatcggtaggttgtgagttcaaaccccggccgagtcataccaaagactataaaaatgggagccattacctccctgcttggcactcagcatcaagggttggaattgggggttaaatcaccaaaaatgattcgcgggcgcagcaccgctgctgcccactgctcccctcacctaccagggggtgaacaaggggatgggtcaaatgcagaggacacatttcaccacacctagtgtgtgtgtgataatcattggtacttttaacttacATTTAAGATACAcaattgcaaataattttgctacaacaaTATTTCCATAATAATCCAGCACTGACAGAAGGGCAGGGGTGGCATAAAAAGAATTCTGACTGGCAACTTGGAACAGGTGTGCCCAGattgccaatcagagacaggtgaaccaaTTGACTAATTAaaacatttgacttgttttttgttgttaaCCATCTCAAAAAATCAGATAATTGTTTATAAAAAACAGATATTTTATTCTACAAGGTCACATGCAGAGGATACAGCACTGGTTTCACATTGCTAgtacaaacaaaaatgtatatcttCCAAAGGGTGTGCATAATTATATTGTATAGTAGGACCACTGGCACCACCATGGTGGAGACTTGTTTTGGAGACAGCAAGCCTGTGAAGGGGCACACTGAACCATAACATCATCATCACTTAAATATTAGCAGAAGTACAAATTGATGTGTTAGTACACAAGTAAAAATATTAGTAAGAATGAATAATACATATAAACTGTTGTGTCGATGTTGTTTTCCAGGATGTGTAactaataaacatatttatatgtTTGCTATTGAAGTAATTGGAAAGTAACTAAAAGTGATTTGGGGCTTGATTGATTGTCATTTAGTTGGAATCATACCACAAAAAGGATAGTCAGATGctaatgaaactttcaggaaatttcagaaatgggataaggaacaagtgattgtaCTTTGGTGTTGATCCTGATCATCATTTGGATTCAGCCTTCTTTTGAAAGATTCTTTACTACTGGGAGATTTGGCCTGGTGGAGGTCTGCCGTGCACGTTTCTATTttactgctgctgttctcaccggCACACTTGTGTTTGTTAAGTTGGTACTCATGAGAGAATCTTtcatcacacacactgcaactcaacactttttctccagtgtgtgttcccatgtgtcttttcaaatttCGACTTCGTGCAAAACTTGAATCACAcactgaacaggaaaaaggtttttctccagtgtgtgttcttgtgtgatCTTTCAAACCGGCTTTCCTTCTAAAAGAtaagccacagattgaacaagaaaaaggcttTCCTTTAGTGTGTGGTTTCATGTGGATTTTCAAATGTTCACCTCGGACAAAATTTGAATTACACACAGAACATTTAAAAGCGTCTTCCCCAGTGTGTCTTTTCAGGTGTTTTTTCAAATCTTGACTTCGTACATACCTTGAATCACACACAGAAcacgaaaaaggtttttctccagtgtgtgttcttgtgtgctcTTTCATATTTCCCTTCCTTGCAAAAGAtaagccacagattgaacaagaaaaaggtttttccccAGTGTGTAATCTCATGTGGGTTTTCAAATGGTGACCTCGGAAAAAACTTGAATTACACACAGAACAcgaaaaaggtttttttcctgtgtgtgttcttgtgtgctcTTTCATATTTTCCTTCCTTGTAAAAGACAAGCCACAggttgaacaagaaaaaggtttttctccagtgtgtgttctcatgtgtcttttcagataccaatggtatttaaaggttttgtcacagtgagaacatttcaagtgagtgttgtcagtgtgacatgtcttatcatctttagagtcttcatcatcagtgtcaggagagtgtgacgttgtgttgtcactatctgatagtggagcttgtgatcctccacagtggtctccatcagcttctgttgtcatgtgttgtgttgagctgctgcttggaggctccgcctctctcttctcctcactttcacctctgACcttatcatcttcactcttcacagggacaccaatcactgggaactccaccagtccttcaatatgctctccctcctgactgatgctgtgttctgcTGGTTCGTCTTTAATATGGGGAGACTGTGGATATTTAATGTGTTGGAGCTGCGGTATctcttcttcctctttaatgtggaggggctgtggttcctcctcctgctcccggAGATGATGTTCTTCATCGAGGTCTGCGGGACACGAGAAGACAAACACATGCTTTAGAAACGTCcagctttgctcagtcacataagacattaatggattagatttatatagtgcttttctagaaATTTAAAGCGCtgtacagagaagtgagaacccatcattcattcacacctggtggtcctTCACAAGCATATGATTCCACATTCTCATCAGTTTTCCGTCACTGCAACAAGGGTACTTCAATCTGACACATGAAGACCTTCAGGGAAATGCCTTGTAGACCAAGGTCCAATCCACTTCATTTACATAAACACATCCTTAAAGTAATACATGCACTCCATAAATCGTAAACACCTACGTGAAAGTGTGCTGTTTGCCCTCTGAATAAGTCATACTCACACAAGAAATAATGTACTACATGCCAGCCAACTAGTGACGAGCTCACCCTGCTGGTTGACAAGAATTACGATGATTTTCCGCTTAATCTTTAGAGACATTGGaaatcttgtccagggtgtaccccgccttccgcccgagtgcagtgacaaacggtagaaaatggatgggtgggatGGACTACAGTCAACATGTTGGCCAAATAAGATGCCTGTTTTGCTTTCATTTAGACCAGTTCTGGGAAAATTATGGCCCGCGGCCCATTAAGTTAGGGGGACGTCAATACAATACGTTTTAAAATGACCGCCATGTCTTGAACTACAATGGTCTGAATCTGTGCTTttgagtgtatatgtatatgtacagtttatatatataaactgtacatatatacaatcgtggtcaaaagttgacatacacttgtaaagaacataatggctgttttgagtttccaatactttctaaaacttatgtttttgtgatagagtgattggagcacatacttgtttgtcacaaaaaacattcatgaagtttggtttttttatgaatttattatgggtctactgaaaatgtgagcaaatctgctgggtcaaaagtatacatacagcaatgttaatattcggttatatgtcccttggcaaatttcactgcaataaggtgcttttggtagccatccacaagcttctggcaagcttctcgtTGATTTTTTACCACTCCActtgacaacattggtgcagttcagctaaattagttggttttctgacatggacttgtttcttcagcattgtccacatcttctcaatggggtttaagtcaggactttgggaaggctattctaaaaccttaattctagtctgatttagccattcctctaccacgtttgacgtgtgtttggggtcattgtcctgttggaacacccaactgtacccaactgcacatatatatatatatatatatatatatatatatatatatatatatatatatatatatatatatatatatatatatatatatatatatatatatatatatatatatacatatatatatatatatatatatttatatatatatatataatactttgaATGTCTTTCTCTGTTGCTCAAACGACATCTGCGCATACATGCTGCTTCTGGCATTTAGTCATTTAGCTCATTAGAAAGACTTCTTACAGTGGGCACGGTCacatgactccgtttcaccaatccaaaCTAAGCAGTAGTGACCTTTGACTACATTTCACCATTTACACCAATCAAACTGAGCTTGTCAGTTACATGACCCCACTCaaactacactgtaaaaataacatgaTGTCATAACTTTtcaatgtttacacacacacacacattttagcaTCTATATTCCTTACAATATCTAATTATATTGAATCTatattcaatgatagctaacgttagatcaggggtctggagccgcatgcggttcTTTCAGGCCTCTGCCGtggctccctttggctttgaAACCAAATGTCGACAAATAATGTTACTTGATTtattatatttcattttatttagttAGCTTATTTTAACTTAACAGTTGTTATTTTGGAGAGTTCTGGGATCTtgtcataggaaaataaaacacatttgaaTATATTGTCGATGGAAATGTATGTCACAGCCCTTATGCGACATCTCTTGCTGCCATgcaatttgtattgtttttagcggtCAACCCCTAGCAATGGACGGATCAAAAAAGAGATTttgagatttttatttttaattcattaataagggacagtgtaaacagtgttgtttttTCTAATGTTCAAAATAATTTGGTGATTTTTTTCGTTATacccaaaaataaaaatcgaaTCGTTTTTGTCAAGTGTTTGATGTCATAGTCCTATAGCACAAGTGTAAGGAAACTATAAGTGGTGTTATCATCATTTTAGGAATCTAACAGAGTTTGTGGCTCTAGGTGGGTTTTATTTGGGTGGAAATGGGCTCCAATGGCTCTTTGTATGCTGAAGGTTGCCGCCACCTGCGTTAGctcaacacacaaagctaatgtgcGTGCACATGTTACGTACGGGTGTAGCGACATGTAGTATATGATATTATGCTTTCATGTATAAATGTTTGCCTTTTAGACATTGTTTTAACATTATCTGATTTTTTACAGATTTTAAACAAATCACCGTTCCTGGGGACTGACTAcattggcctcctaccggttggacgtgcccaaaacacctccctagggaggcgttcgggtggcatcctgaccagatgcctgaaccacctcatctggctcctctcgatgtgaaggagcagcggctttactttgagctcctcccggatgacagagcttctcaccctatctctaagggagagccccggcacccggcggaggaaactcatttcggccgcttgttctCGTGATCttttcctttcagtcataacccaaagctcatgaccataggtgaggatgggaacgtagatcgaccggtaaattgagagctttgccttcaggctcagctccttcttcaccacaacggatcgatacagcgtccgcattactgaagacaccgcaccgatctgcctgtcaatctcacgatcaactcttccctcactcgtgaacaagactcctaggtacttgaactcctccacttggggcagggtctcctccccaacccggagatggcattccacccttttccgggcgagaaccatggactcggacttggaggtgctgattcccatcccagtcgcttcacactcggctgcgaaccgatagtATTACTTGGCTATAAAAAACTGAATGAGGTCTTATTAGTATGAGTGCACAtgtgtgttactgtatatgttgTTTGAGTGCTAATATTACAATTGTTATTTAGAACACTTCGTATTActtctaatttttttctgtgctacttactaaatgttttcatttagtAACACCGGTGCCCGAGTGAAAAAGCAAAACGTACATCCCTAgttatcattgaatgtatattctatcatgacaacaacaacatgactgcaaagtgTTAGTTGCTTCTCTCGAACTGTTTCTGTGTACGTGCACATGCTCCCAGTGTGTGTACGAGACAGCAGTAAGTGACAAGCATGAACACTAAACTAATTCCTAaccatttttattcaatataattatccatccatccattttctaccgcttgtccctttcggggtcgctgaaaCCTATCTCAGTTAGTCATTGTGAAAAAAAATGGacatttataaatatgtatacgttctgttaaaccactaatagtAACATAAGCAAGCTGGTGATGATCAGTTATATTTGTTTGTAAGAAACAAAGTAACTTTAAGCAATTTGCAAACAGACACTTTAATGCTTGCTGTCGTTTTGATTTGCTAGACTACCTCTGTAACAAAACCTAGGAATGTTTTCTGTCGATTATCCATGTTTTTCTTTAGTTACATTACTCTGTTCCATGAATCTTCTTTCATTTGCATGTCagattgtttactttcacttgcAACAGaaagaaacagaaattggtggaaacaacatttttacttgttattgactatggagatgtgttgaaCATGAATGCTACTggtggttgtctccacaagctagatagtgtgtaccacggggcactgagattcatcaccaactgcgctccccttactcacaattgtgtgttatactcaatgtttaattggacatctttatgtgctcgacgtctcaatcattggtatgttttcatctacaaaaccattctgggtatcactccattgtatctgtcttgtcttttaacaaagaaacaaggaagtcacaatcttcgttcaatgaatgttcaatttgtcgtccccaaagtaagaactgaactgggcaagaaagcatttaggttttcagca from Entelurus aequoreus isolate RoL-2023_Sb linkage group LG14, RoL_Eaeq_v1.1, whole genome shotgun sequence carries:
- the LOC133665309 gene encoding gastrula zinc finger protein XlCGF57.1-like gives rise to the protein MSTLHMLRALVDQRLTAAVEEIFVVLERTIAEYEAELSRTKEENYQLLDAVFKKRQVVLHRTDLDEEHHLREQEEEPQPLHIKEEEEIPQLQHIKYPQSPHIKDEPAEHSISQEGEHIEGLVEFPVIGVPVKSEDDKVRGESEEKREAEPPSSSSTQHMTTEADGDHCGGSQAPLSDSDNTTSHSPDTDDEDSKDDKTCHTDNTHLKCSHCDKTFKYHWYLKRHMRTHTGEKPFSCSTCGLSFTRKENMKEHTRTHTGKKPFSCSVCNSSFFRGHHLKTHMRLHTGEKPFSCSICGLSFARKGNMKEHTRTHTGEKPFSCSVCDSRYVRSQDLKKHLKRHTGEDAFKCSVCNSNFVRGEHLKIHMKPHTKGKPFSCSICGLSFRRKAGLKDHTRTHTGEKPFSCSVCDSSFARSRNLKRHMGTHTGEKVLSCSVCDERFSHEYQLNKHKCAGENSSSKIETCTADLHQAKSPSSKESFKRRLNPNDDQDQHQSTITCSLSHF